DNA from Zingiber officinale cultivar Zhangliang unplaced genomic scaffold, Zo_v1.1 ctg135, whole genome shotgun sequence:
TTTGTTCGTGAAATGTAATGTTGCCCAACAATCTTATATATTCTTACTCCATTGTTCAAAAAtgtaattttgtgttaaaattataacaaaacagACCTTAATAATTTTATAAGGTTGGTTTAGTTTACTTCACTTAATCTTAAAGGTGacaggaaaaattaaaaaatattaaccaTCGTTTTTACGTCACCCACCATCCACTAATATTAATATACTTTTTTATGGACCTATTAAAATTGTGgaattaatcacatcaaaatagtgAAAATTAAAAGATACATCCGATTTTGATATTTGCtcatattttatataatatttaaagaaaatgaCAATAAAATGATGCAAATAGATTTTATAAGTAaacaaattagattcaaaatgattttaattatttttaaaaattaaaataatgtaaAAAAATCTCTAAATTTTGAAATATCCTTGCAACCTTAGAAATACTGGATAAGGATCAATCATGAGTTTGACCTACGGACCAAGCTTCCTTCGACGGTCGCTCATCAATCTCCAGAACCTCCTCTTCCTCCATCAAATCATCAAGGAGTTGATCCACGCAGTGCGAGAAGGAGATGGGGAAAGGCGGCGAAGGAGGCGGAGATGCCGGGAAGGCAGAAGAGAACATGGCGGCTTGGTTGGTCTCCGTCAACACTCTCAAGATTCAGCCTTTCCATCTCCCGCCGCTCGGTTCGTCTTGAATAATCAGGGTTTTTATTCCCTTTTGGTTCCGATTTGTCATTGGGGGTGCGATTGTTGATCCAAGTTGATTTTCTCTAGGGCCTCACGATGTTCGTGTGAGGATGAAGGCCGTCGGCATTTGTGGCAGCGATGTTCACTATCTTAAGGTTAGGCTTCCCTGTAACACTGTTGATCTTATCTAGTTGGACCATGGCAGGACGAACCAAGTGATGCCTTTTTCCCCTCATCTGCGTGCCGCAGACACTGAGGTGCGCCCATTTCGTTGTTAGAGAACCGATGGTGATCGGGCATGAGTGTGCTGGGGTCGTACAAGAGGTGGGAAGCGATGTCAAATCCCTGGTTTCGGGTGATCGCGTGGCGTTAGAGCCCGGCATCAGCTGCTGGCGGTGCAAATTCTGCAAAGGTGGCCGATACAACCTTTGCCCTGATATGAAATTCTTTGCTACCCCTCCTGTTCATGGATCCCTAGCTAACCAGGTGATCAATCTCAGACTCTCTTTTTTCCCTAACAATATCTATTTGGGAGTTTTTTCTTTCCTTCAAATTGTTCGTGTTATCTGATGCGTACGTCTTCTAGTTGGCATAATTTGATGAACTTTGCAAATTAACTGAAATCAATCCTCAATCATGATTTTCCATAGACAAACAAAGTAGCAATTCTCAAGTATTTATCTTTTTCACCTTTTGATTTGTTATTCCAGACATTAACCTTGCCAATACACTTGGTTTGGATTTCCAGGTGGTTCATCCTGCAGATTTATGCTTTAAGCTTCCTGACAACGTGAGTTTGGAGGAAGGGGCAATGTGTGAGCCCCTAAGTGTCGGTATCCATGCTTGCCGTCGAGCCAATGTAGGTCCAGAGACTACTGTGCTAATTATGGGCGCTGGCCCTATCGGGCTAGTCACAATGCTTGCGGCTCGTGCTTTTGGTGCACCAAGAATTGTCATAGTGGATGTTGATGGATACCGGCTATCGGTTGCTAAATCTCTTGGTGCAGATGAGTTTGTGAAAGTTTCTACAAGCACTCAGGTCTTTGCCTAACTCTTAATATTCATAAGATGCAAAAAAAAGTTGCATGCATTTGATATCAAATCACCTACGCCACCATTCATTCTATTTCAGTTATTATGCTTTTGATTGTTGGGATTTGCTAGTGGTTAGAGATTTATATAGATCTATATAAAAGTTGTTTGTATAACAATAACGGATATTGCACAATTCAATATATGAATAATGTTTTTGTGATGGTGATATACAACAACCAATTTTATCCCACTAAGTGAGATCGGCATTTCTGTGATGGTGATATATAAAAGAAATTTGAGAAAGATGTTTAGCTCTTGATTTTTGCGTATGTTTAGTCAACATACTAAAGCTAGTAAGTTTCAGTGTTCTAACAACTACTGTTTGATAAGATTGTTAAATGTACTTGAAGAACAAAATAAGATCTATCTGTTTATGACATCGTAACATCCTGCTTGTGTGATATTTAACCACTGTGGTAGTGCTTTGTGGCTTCCTTTTTTCTTTGATACAATTCATCTACAGGATCTTGACGAGGAGGTTCTTGAGATACAAAAGGCAATGGGCAGTGATATCGATGTGAGCTTCGATTGCGCTGGGTTTAGCAAAACAATGTCGACCGCCCTGAATGCCACCAGGCCAGGTGGTAAAGTTTGCCTTGTGGGCATGGGCCACAATGAGATGACTGTCCCCCTTACTCCTGCAGCAGCAAGGTCTCTACCTCATTGCTGAAGAGTTGAGAGTTAGAAATAAGCTGAACTTCCTCTTGATGACTGATCACTGTTCCTTTGTTTACAGAGAGGTTGATGTCGTCGGCATCTTCCGATACAAAGATACTTGGCCATTGTGTATCGAGTTCCTGAGGAGCGGAAAAATCGACATCAAGCCTCTGATAACGCACAGATTCGGGTTCTCGCAGGAGGAGGTGGTGGAAGCATTCGAAGTCAGCGCTCGCGGCGGAGATGCCATAAAAGTGATGTTCAACCTTTAGATGCTGAGGCATTATTTGGTCTGAAGAATAATTCTGAGACGTTGTATCAGATCTCTAGCTGCCATGACAAGGTCATCAATGTTGGTATTGTTAGTAAGCTGGTTGAATAAAAAGGGTTGATCTTATAGCTGAGAAATCATGGTTTCCTTCTATTAAATTTGGATGTACAACCATACGACCTGGTTGATTCAATCCTCCAGTTGCTTATGAATTGGCTGTATTAAACCGGAACCGGATTGATCTGAGAAAGTTTCGAATAAGGTCCTTTGGAGAAGAACAGGTCAAACTATACAGAGCCCTTTGGATCTCTAAGGTGAAATAGAGGATGTCTTTCCCTTTTCGAATATTTTATACAATCGCTACCTTTGTCGAATAAGGTCCTTTTGGCTTTGGATTTTAATAATGATTTTCATGCTGAAATTATGtatagaaaaaaaatcattatatATATAAACTTCGTTGTTAATAATTGTTTCAGAAGTGGGCCCAGTCCAATGTAATTGTACTGGGTCCACGTACATTAAATCAGGCTTAAAGACCTTATGACATTGACATTTATATCCACTTATATaataactttattttaaaaaataaataaataaacaatagtaGAGCAAGCTCACTAAATGGAATCCAAGAATGAAAAGATAATGGGATCCAAGAAtgaaaagaaatacaaaaaaTATAGAGGAAAAAAGATTAATAGCTAAAAAAGAATTAATGTGGATCTCCATGCTTAACAACAACCAGATGGATCTGATTGCAAGTTGTAAAAAGATAATCTTAATTAGTTTTATTAATTATTCTGGGTGATTGGTTTGGTCCCATACAAAATTTTCATCAGTCACtagggtaaatcaggaagcgcgCTCAGTGGATAGCCCAAGAACCCAACATCTTTTTATTGTGATCCCTATTTGAAGAAAAACTTCTATTAATATATCATAGTTGGAGATCGAATGACGGATACATAGATGACAATCTGAATATTCTATCGTAATATTATAGTCCAAAGACACAATTTGTAGTAACTAAAGGACAGTGACGAGGAAGCAAAAACTTATTATCATGGGGATGAGATTAGAATTCTATTGTAAAGTTACGACTGAGGCAAACTAATTAGTAAGAAGAAATGCCAACATTAACTAGTAATCTAATCGAGATTTTAGGTAATTGACAATATTTACTTTAATTCAAATCAGGCTTTGTAAAGTTATTTAAGCTCTAAAGTGAATAACAAACTCCATATCTACTGAATGACTACATAGGTATATAATCCAAAGCTTATCACTAGTAATATTTAATTCTATTTATTGGTAGTCGGTTATATCAATTCGACTGCTATATTTTCTATTAATCAGTCTAATCAAATTTAGACTTTTAAAATTGAGACTAAATTGAATTATccgaattaatttatattttttttaaaaaaataaatctctaCATTAATCAAACTGAACTTATAAATCTAAATCTAAGGTGATTAATGATGCGGTGATAATGAAAGGTCTCATCCCGCTGCTATGGTGGAGAATCAAAGGAGATCAAAATTAAGACGGTCTGGTTGGGCGAAGCATGCCGCGATCGAGGAGAAGGCTCCGATCCGTCGCCGCCTTCGACACGAGGAGGAGTCAAAAGACCGACGCTCAAATGATTATTAGACGCCGAACGGAGGAGGAGACGACGTGTAGAAGTTGAACCGAGTGGCTATCTCGCTCGGCCAGACAACAGAGCTTCATATGGGTAGAGTTTAACTTTGGTCGAGCGGCTATCTCGTTCGGCTTGACAGTAGGTCTCGACAGTGGTAAAGTAGATTTTCGGTCGAGCGGACACACATGCAGGAGTAGCGAGGTTCGGGCCGACCGGACAATCCACCAGAGCGGCTAAATTCCGATCGAGCGGCCAACTCGCTTGCTTGGTCTAGTAGTACACTCCTTCTAATATCAAGTAATATCCTTTTCGGAGGGTCAACGTCGCGGATCCCTTTCTCAGCTCAGTACTGACGTAATTTATATTACAGGTTCAAGTAGAGTCTATAGATAATTAGCGGGAGTGTCATATTCCTGATTTTTCATTTCTTCGATTTTCGGATATGATCAATTAGCTTCGTGGTGACACGGGTCCAGAAGGTACTCCGGCGAGAACTAGAGGCTAACTTGTTGACTAGGGAATAACTCTAAGGCTTGTGTGAATAGAATTAGACAATTGAGGCTGAATATAAGAAAATAGTTtttctctttttaaaatcatcaACTTTTTAAAATACTAATATATAACAAAGTTATCTTTTACATTCtctatatatcaaaaagaattaTAAGGAAATGAAAATTTAGAAAAATGAATCATATGTTTTTTCTCCACATTCGTCTTT
Protein-coding regions in this window:
- the LOC122036272 gene encoding sorbitol dehydrogenase-like; translation: MGKGGEGGGDAGKAEENMAAWLVSVNTLKIQPFHLPPLGPHDVRVRMKAVGICGSDVHYLKTLRCAHFVVREPMVIGHECAGVVQEVGSDVKSLVSGDRVALEPGISCWRCKFCKGGRYNLCPDMKFFATPPVHGSLANQVVHPADLCFKLPDNVSLEEGAMCEPLSVGIHACRRANVGPETTVLIMGAGPIGLVTMLAARAFGAPRIVIVDVDGYRLSVAKSLGADEFVKVSTSTQDLDEEVLEIQKAMGSDIDVSFDCAGFSKTMSTALNATRPGGKVCLVGMGHNEMTVPLTPAAAREVDVVGIFRYKDTWPLCIEFLRSGKIDIKPLITHRFGFSQEEVVEAFEVSARGGDAIKVMFNL